The proteins below are encoded in one region of Triticum aestivum cultivar Chinese Spring chromosome 1B, IWGSC CS RefSeq v2.1, whole genome shotgun sequence:
- the LOC123147786 gene encoding protein MIZU-KUSSEI 1-like — protein sequence MRAIAAAKGPHGHDPMSSSRRHFRWPVLGKSGSRGAGAASGDEGYVRGSEAEEEEEEDERAMAFSSACPSFHSEDFVSPPKKPAPQEEKQPKQQQRKKVRTAVARLRSALSAAVSGRRRQVGLGARLNGTLYGHRRGHVHLAFQTDPRACPALLLELAAPTGALVREMASGLVRIALECERAKAAAGGGDGGGRKLVEETVWRAYVNGKSCGYAVRRECGGADWRVLRALEPVSMGAGVIPAASCGGGEGDVMYMRARFERVVGSRDSEAFYMMNPDSSSSGSGINGGPELSVYLLRV from the coding sequence ATGAGAGCCATCGCGGCGGCGAAGGGCCCGCACGGGCACGACCCCATGTCGTCCTCGAGGAGGCACTTCAGGTGGCCGGTCCTCGGCAAGAGCGGCAGCCGTGGCGCCGGCGCGGCCAGCGGGGACGAGGGGTACGTGAGGGGctcggaggccgaggaggaggaggaggaggacgagcgcgcCATGGCCTTCTCGTCCGCCTGCCCGTCCTTCCACTCCGAGGACTTCGTGTCCCCTCCCAAGAAGCCGGCGCCGCAGGAGGAGAAGCAGCCGAAGCAGCAGCAGAGGAAGAAGGTCCGGAcggcggtggcgcggctgcggtCGGCGCTGTCGGCGGCcgtgtcggggcggcggcggcaggtgggGCTGGGCGCGCGGCTCAACGGCACGCTCTACGGCCACCGGCGCGGCCACGTGCACCTGGCGTTCCAGACGGACCCGCGCGCGTGCCCGGCGCTGCTGCTGGAGCTGGCCGCGCCCACGGGGGCCCTGGTGCGCGAGATGGCGTCCGGCCTGGTGCGCATCGCCCTCGAGTGCGAGCGCGCCAAGGCGGCcgccgggggcggcgacgggggcgggagGAAGCTGGTGGAGGAGACGGTGTGGCGCGCGTACGTGAACGGGAAGAGCTGCGGGTACGCGGTGCGGCGCGAGTGCGGGGGCGCGGACTGGCGCGTGCTCCGCGCGCTGGAGCCGGTGTCCATGGGCGCCGGGGTGATCCCCgcggcgagctgcggcggcggggagggcgacGTGATGTACATGCGCGCCCGGTTCGAGCGGGTGGTGGGGTCCCGCGACTCGGAGGCCTTCTACATGATGAACCCCGACAGCAGCAGCTCCGGCTCCGGCATCAATGGCGGGCCCGAGCTCAGCGTCTACCTCCTCAGAGTCTGA